A section of the Castanea sativa cultivar Marrone di Chiusa Pesio chromosome 12, ASM4071231v1 genome encodes:
- the LOC142620668 gene encoding uncharacterized protein LOC142620668, translating to MWSDPWIPDLPGFIPSPKVDANPDLALVVLQLLSSDRSRWDIPKLNYFFEEPVVDLILKIPIPIYQTEDSWSWIVTNSGSFSAKSTYWLCRAAATPSNIDAIRGQIWKTKLHERHKMHLWRIAANVLPSKEVISNFNGNIDRCCPLCCSTDESTLHLFTVCTIAKAIWFQSKWGLRMEAFEFGSPSEFVCFLISPPFVDNLNPSQKEEFLLFGAILCDVIWKQRNLSLFENVALNFDGVASRISSLFVEHKNSRASTSRHQVLAPP from the coding sequence ATGTGGTCTGATCCTTGGATCCCCGATCTCCCAGGCTTTATCCCTTCCCCTAAGGTTGATGCTAATCCTGACCTAGCCTTGGTAGTGTTACAGCTTCTATCCTCGGATCGTAGTAGATGGGATATTCCCAAACTGAACTATTTCTTCGAAGAGCCAGTGGTTGATTTAATTCTGAAAATCCCCATCCCTATTTACCAAACTGAGGATAGTTGGTCTTGGATTGTAACGAACTCGGGATCTTTTTCAGCCAAGTCTACTTATTGGCTGTGCAGGGCAGCCGCTACTCCCTCAAATATTGATGCTATTAGGGGTCAAATATGGAAAACAAAGTTGCATGAACGCCATAAGATGCATTTATGGAGAATTGCTGCCAATGTGCTGCCTTCTAAAGAGGTAATCAGTAATTTTAATGGGAATATAGATAGATGTTGTCCTTTGTGCTGTTCAACAGATGAGTCAACCCTTCATCTCTTTACTGTTTGTACTATTGCTAAAGCTATTTGGTTTCAGAGTAAGTGGGGGTTGAGAATGGAAGCCTTTGAGTTTGGGTCCCCATCGGAGTTTGTTTGTTTCCTCATATCCCCTCCTTTTGTGGACAATCTGAATCCTAGTCAAAAAGaggaatttttgttgtttggtgcCATCCTTTGTGATGTTATTTGGAAGCAGAGGAATCTATCCCTCTTTGAAAATGTTGCTCTTAATTTTGATGGAGTAGCTTCCAGGATTTCTAGTCTCTTTGTTGAGCATAAAAATTCAAGAGCTTCCACCTCAAGACATCAGGTTTTGGCCCCCCCTTAG